A genomic window from Fibrobacterota bacterium includes:
- a CDS encoding permease, whose product MNTKRANLALAAFLAAWTAIYLSLSRLSALATGLLGIDHGTHFGASVEFLLFEVPKVLLLLVLIVFGVGILRSYFSPEKTRRILSKFPEGVGNVLASLLGIATPFCSCSAVPLFIGFLTAGVPLGVTFSFLISAPMVNEVALALLFGLFGWKVAALYLVTGLTVAMVGGWTIGKLRMENHVEDWVMKMRSGAVVPESDTSWVERLGMGIQAVKDIVGKVWPWVVAGVGVGAFIHGYVPEGMLASFMGKDAWWTVPLAVLIGIPMYANAAGIIPVVSALLEKGAALGTALAFMMAVTALSAPEAILLRKVLKPRLLATFFGIVALGILLVGWVFNLLLA is encoded by the coding sequence ATGAACACCAAGCGCGCCAACCTCGCGTTGGCCGCCTTCCTGGCGGCCTGGACGGCGATCTACCTGTCCTTGTCGCGGCTCTCCGCTCTGGCGACAGGGTTGTTGGGAATCGATCACGGGACGCACTTCGGCGCGTCGGTGGAATTTCTCCTGTTCGAGGTTCCCAAGGTGCTTTTGCTCCTGGTCCTGATCGTGTTCGGCGTCGGGATCCTGCGCAGCTACTTCTCGCCAGAAAAGACACGACGAATCTTGTCGAAATTCCCCGAAGGCGTTGGGAATGTCCTCGCATCCCTTCTGGGAATCGCCACGCCGTTCTGTTCGTGCTCGGCCGTGCCCCTGTTCATCGGATTCCTCACGGCGGGCGTTCCGCTCGGCGTCACGTTCTCCTTCTTGATTTCCGCCCCGATGGTCAATGAGGTCGCCTTGGCGCTCTTGTTCGGGTTGTTCGGATGGAAGGTGGCCGCACTCTATCTGGTCACCGGCCTGACCGTGGCCATGGTGGGCGGTTGGACCATCGGGAAGCTCCGCATGGAAAACCACGTGGAGGACTGGGTCATGAAGATGCGTTCCGGAGCCGTTGTGCCGGAATCCGACACGTCCTGGGTGGAACGACTTGGAATGGGCATCCAAGCGGTGAAGGACATCGTGGGCAAGGTCTGGCCCTGGGTGGTGGCGGGAGTGGGCGTCGGGGCGTTCATCCACGGCTATGTGCCGGAAGGCATGCTCGCGTCCTTCATGGGCAAGGATGCCTGGTGGACGGTGCCGTTGGCCGTGCTGATCGGTATCCCCATGTACGCCAATGCCGCCGGGATCATCCCCGTGGTTTCCGCTCTGCTGGAAAAAGGGGCGGCGCTGGGCACGGCATTGGCGTTCATGATGGCCGTCACCGCGCTTTCCGCACCGGAGGCGATCCTCCTGCGAAAGGTGCTCAAGCCTCGATTGCTCGCCACCTTCTTCGGAATCGTCGCTTTGGGAATCCTGCTGGTCGGTTGGGTCTTCAACCTCCTTCTTGCGTAG
- a CDS encoding TM0996/MTH895 family glutaredoxin-like protein — MLLEVLGTGCTKCKLLHEAVLKAVTESGVQAEVRKVEDIAKIMEYGVMSTPALVKDGKVLVAGKIPSSKEIASWLSA, encoded by the coding sequence ATGTTGCTCGAAGTTCTCGGAACCGGCTGCACCAAGTGCAAGCTCCTCCACGAAGCCGTCCTGAAGGCAGTGACGGAATCTGGCGTACAGGCGGAAGTCCGCAAGGTGGAGGATATCGCCAAGATCATGGAGTACGGCGTGATGTCCACGCCCGCCCTGGTCAAGGACGGCAAGGTGCTGGTGGCCGGCAAAATCCCCTCTTCCAAGGAGATCGCGTCATGGCTTTCCGCATAG
- a CDS encoding right-handed parallel beta-helix repeat-containing protein, translating to MKRTRHQPHPLVLALQIAGLVGGVAYSAVSGTVRLAGGGGLSGVEVSLSSKALAPATTDAEGKWALGGVSRLPEKAPEKRVSSNLRLVQGRLVLDLGEARADGRKLSALGMADRFTSRLARMAAATDTLLFKIRGGLRARLPIGTLDTTGILTVLDTTWGSPATCPTTVPSGPAYYASPTGTGSSCSLQSPCALATAVKKPKPGESVYLRGGSYTSPYFTIAVSGSKDSGWITVAAYPCELPIIEGNGVGVSGSFVRVDGLVSRNAASGFGNKWTGAGTTNSNGNVEFRNCIADGNSRNGIAFNSAAGVRIQQCIVAHNGHSPTASWSSGVNIYGAQGTWKDNVVESNVAFENVDMQHHSDGSGFIVDDIGTGTTFVNNIGFRNGGSCIRLTTSTNTHIVNNTCYHDGLDSLAGSDPQYTQPKSPGEILFSSAETRTGVVMVNNLAAASGWNGTQTSFPGAGTVPVTPWNLGVDKNGPTPFFVSPDGDHPDFHLAPQATGAIGKGTATEAPATDIGFDPRCITKAPPNLAAARGWWMYSVDYDYIRTIGGVAQCFHPKARTGAIDLGAYAQ from the coding sequence ATGAAACGAACCCGTCACCAACCACATCCGCTCGTCCTGGCGTTGCAGATCGCAGGCCTCGTGGGCGGCGTTGCCTACTCGGCGGTTTCCGGTACCGTACGACTGGCTGGCGGCGGGGGATTGTCCGGTGTGGAAGTCTCGCTGTCCAGTAAGGCCCTGGCGCCCGCCACCACCGATGCGGAGGGCAAATGGGCTTTGGGTGGAGTCTCCAGGCTGCCGGAAAAAGCCCCGGAGAAAAGGGTCAGCTCCAATCTTCGGTTGGTCCAGGGGCGTCTGGTCCTTGATCTGGGAGAGGCCCGTGCGGACGGACGAAAGTTGTCCGCTCTGGGAATGGCGGATCGGTTCACGTCGCGCTTGGCCAGGATGGCGGCCGCCACGGACACTTTGCTGTTCAAGATCCGCGGGGGATTGCGCGCCCGGCTGCCGATCGGAACCTTGGATACCACCGGGATACTGACAGTTCTTGACACAACTTGGGGCTCACCGGCGACCTGCCCGACCACTGTCCCGTCAGGGCCCGCGTACTACGCTTCGCCCACGGGAACGGGATCCAGCTGCAGCCTGCAATCGCCTTGCGCCCTGGCGACGGCGGTGAAGAAGCCCAAGCCCGGAGAAAGCGTGTACCTACGAGGGGGAAGCTACACCAGTCCGTACTTCACCATCGCGGTTTCGGGATCTAAGGACAGTGGCTGGATCACCGTGGCCGCCTACCCCTGCGAGCTGCCCATCATCGAGGGAAATGGTGTTGGAGTGAGCGGGAGTTTCGTGCGCGTGGACGGGCTCGTTTCCCGCAACGCGGCCTCCGGGTTCGGAAACAAGTGGACCGGTGCGGGCACCACGAATTCCAATGGGAACGTGGAGTTCCGAAATTGCATCGCCGATGGAAATTCGCGCAACGGCATCGCCTTCAACAGCGCCGCGGGCGTGCGCATCCAGCAGTGCATCGTGGCCCACAATGGCCACAGCCCCACGGCCTCGTGGTCGAGCGGCGTGAACATCTACGGGGCCCAGGGAACTTGGAAGGACAACGTGGTGGAGTCGAATGTGGCTTTCGAGAATGTCGACATGCAACACCACTCAGACGGCAGCGGGTTCATCGTGGACGACATCGGCACCGGAACCACGTTCGTCAACAACATCGGATTCCGCAACGGCGGATCGTGCATCCGGCTCACCACCAGCACCAATACGCACATCGTCAACAACACCTGCTACCACGATGGCCTGGATTCGCTGGCGGGGAGCGATCCGCAATACACGCAACCCAAGAGCCCGGGCGAAATCCTCTTCTCCAGCGCGGAAACCAGGACCGGAGTGGTCATGGTGAACAACTTGGCGGCTGCTTCCGGATGGAACGGAACCCAGACCTCCTTTCCGGGGGCGGGGACGGTTCCTGTCACTCCTTGGAATCTGGGCGTGGACAAGAACGGCCCGACGCCGTTTTTCGTCTCGCCGGACGGCGATCATCCGGACTTCCATCTCGCACCGCAGGCGACCGGGGCGATCGGGAAAGGCACGGCCACCGAGGCCCCGGCCACGGACATCGGGTTCGATCCCCGTTGCATCACCAAAGCGCCGCCCAACCTCGCCGCGGCGCGGGGATGGTGGATGTATTCGGTGGACTACGACTACATCCGCACCATCGGCGGGGTCGCCCAGTGCTTCCATCCCAAGGCGCGAACCGGAGCCATCGACCTGGGAGCCTACGCGCAGTGA
- a CDS encoding winged helix-turn-helix transcriptional regulator: MAKYGNVPTLEELAEVAAALGEPKRLHALGLLSHGELCLCDLTDGLGLSPSTVSSHMAILKRAGLVETRKDGRWMHFRLSDTNPSPAAAQALSWAMANLPKNVKTKIQCAKDGCCP, translated from the coding sequence ATGGCGAAATATGGAAATGTTCCCACTCTGGAAGAGTTGGCGGAGGTGGCGGCCGCCTTGGGTGAGCCCAAGCGTCTGCATGCCCTTGGGCTTCTTTCGCACGGGGAGCTGTGCCTGTGCGATCTCACCGACGGGCTGGGGCTTTCGCCTTCCACCGTCTCCAGCCACATGGCCATCCTGAAGCGGGCTGGCCTGGTGGAAACCCGCAAGGACGGTCGGTGGATGCATTTCCGTCTGAGCGACACGAACCCCTCTCCCGCCGCCGCCCAGGCCCTGTCCTGGGCAATGGCCAACTTGCCAAAAAACGTCAAAACCAAGATCCAATGCGCGAAGGACGGTTGCTGCCCATGA
- a CDS encoding arsenate reductase ArsC: protein MKTKLLFLCTGNSCRSQMAEAWARHLKGDLYDVYSAGIETHGLNPNMVKVMAEAGIDVTSQTSDNISKYLDTGLDVVVSVCAHADENCPVFPGKVRRVHHGFDDPPKLARELAAKGASEDQQLEPYRRVRDQIKAWVETLPGAIS, encoded by the coding sequence ATGAAAACCAAACTCCTCTTCCTGTGCACCGGAAACTCCTGCCGCTCCCAGATGGCCGAAGCCTGGGCCCGCCACCTCAAGGGCGACCTGTACGACGTGTACAGCGCAGGCATCGAGACCCACGGGCTGAATCCGAACATGGTCAAGGTGATGGCGGAAGCCGGCATCGACGTGACCTCGCAGACCTCCGACAACATCTCCAAGTACCTGGACACGGGCCTGGACGTGGTGGTGAGCGTCTGCGCCCACGCGGACGAAAATTGTCCTGTATTTCCCGGCAAGGTCCGCCGGGTCCACCACGGGTTCGATGATCCCCCGAAGCTCGCCCGGGAGCTGGCCGCCAAGGGCGCTTCGGAAGACCAGCAATTGGAGCCGTACCGGCGCGTGCGCGACCAGATCAAGGCCTGGGTGGAGACCCTCCCCGGCGCGATTTCCTGA
- the arsM gene encoding arsenite methyltransferase translates to MSVSIEEQIRSKVREGYGAIAQAEGGCCGGASCCGSSPEVARELAVKLGYDPAILETLPEGTNLGLSCGNPQAIAELDAGETVLDLGSGAGFDVFLAAQAVGPTGMAIGVDMTSQMLSKARRNAVAFTERTGLSNVEFRLGEIEHLPVADATVDVVVSNCVLNLSPDKPQVWREIARVLKPGGRVAISDLALKKELPPQAKELSEALVGCVAGAVLVDEIWQQATDAGLKDVALALKPQYVAAMENIQDPLYQQILALLPSGEKLSDYIVSADISGHKPCAGCDGNCDCQEDSDLGKGPGGGDDLRLASENPHWHQTSSCCGAAESGCC, encoded by the coding sequence ATGAGCGTTTCCATCGAAGAGCAGATCCGATCCAAGGTGCGCGAAGGATACGGCGCCATCGCGCAGGCCGAAGGCGGATGTTGCGGCGGGGCATCGTGCTGCGGATCCTCTCCCGAAGTGGCCCGCGAACTGGCCGTCAAGCTCGGCTACGATCCGGCGATCCTGGAAACCCTGCCGGAGGGAACCAACCTGGGGCTTTCCTGCGGCAATCCCCAGGCGATCGCCGAACTGGATGCGGGCGAGACCGTGCTGGATCTGGGATCCGGTGCGGGGTTCGACGTGTTCCTGGCCGCCCAGGCGGTGGGTCCCACGGGAATGGCCATCGGGGTGGACATGACTTCCCAGATGCTCTCCAAGGCGCGCCGCAACGCGGTTGCCTTCACGGAACGCACCGGACTTTCCAATGTCGAATTCCGTCTGGGAGAGATCGAGCATCTGCCGGTGGCGGATGCCACGGTGGATGTGGTGGTTTCCAACTGTGTCCTCAACCTTTCGCCCGACAAACCCCAGGTGTGGCGGGAGATCGCCCGCGTGCTCAAGCCCGGTGGGCGGGTGGCCATCTCGGACCTCGCCTTGAAGAAGGAACTCCCGCCCCAGGCGAAGGAGCTCTCCGAAGCCCTGGTGGGATGCGTGGCGGGGGCCGTGCTGGTGGACGAAATCTGGCAGCAGGCGACGGACGCGGGACTGAAGGACGTGGCGCTGGCCTTGAAGCCGCAGTACGTGGCGGCGATGGAGAACATCCAGGATCCCCTCTATCAGCAAATCCTGGCGCTGTTGCCGTCCGGCGAGAAGCTTTCCGACTACATCGTCTCGGCGGACATCTCAGGCCACAAGCCCTGCGCGGGATGCGACGGGAACTGCGACTGCCAAGAGGATTCGGATTTGGGCAAGGGGCCCGGTGGTGGCGACGACCTTCGCCTGGCCAGCGAGAATCCGCATTGGCACCAGACCAGTTCCTGCTGCGGGGCAGCGGAATCGGGCTGCTGCTGA
- the arsB gene encoding ACR3 family arsenite efflux transporter: MAAARLSFLDRWLTLWIALAMGLGLLVGRFVPGLVQALADLSIGSTSVPIAVGLIAMMIPPFARVKPSELPKVFADPKALGMSVLLNWVVGPVLMFALAWLFLSDSPELFAGLVLVGLARCIAMVVVWNQLAGGSAEDAAGLVAFNSLFQVFTYGAYAWFFLSVVSPAVGMPAQTISVSMGQVASSVALYLGLPFALGIAIRWGIARKAGEAVVAKFNAKFAPVTLVALLFTIVVLFSLQGHRILAEPFQVVRVAIPLAIYFAVMFSTAWFFSRRLGMDYGRTVTQAFTSASNNFELAIAVAIGSFGLTSGAAFAATIGPLVEVPVMVALVQVAARLKLRNR, encoded by the coding sequence ATGGCTGCGGCGCGTCTGTCGTTTCTGGATCGATGGCTCACCCTTTGGATCGCCTTGGCGATGGGGCTGGGGTTGCTGGTGGGGCGGTTCGTGCCAGGACTTGTCCAAGCCCTGGCGGACTTGTCCATTGGATCCACCTCCGTGCCCATCGCCGTGGGTTTGATCGCCATGATGATCCCGCCGTTCGCCCGGGTGAAGCCCTCCGAGCTTCCCAAGGTGTTCGCCGACCCCAAGGCATTGGGGATGTCGGTTCTACTCAACTGGGTGGTCGGGCCGGTGTTGATGTTCGCCTTGGCTTGGCTGTTCTTGTCGGACAGTCCTGAACTGTTCGCGGGGCTCGTGCTGGTGGGATTGGCCCGGTGCATCGCCATGGTGGTGGTCTGGAACCAACTGGCCGGCGGGTCCGCCGAGGATGCCGCCGGACTCGTTGCCTTCAACAGCCTCTTCCAGGTGTTCACGTACGGCGCCTACGCATGGTTCTTCCTCAGCGTGGTTTCCCCGGCGGTGGGAATGCCCGCCCAGACGATTTCCGTCAGCATGGGTCAGGTGGCCTCTTCCGTGGCGCTCTATCTGGGGCTTCCGTTCGCGCTCGGAATCGCGATCCGGTGGGGGATCGCCAGGAAGGCAGGCGAGGCCGTGGTGGCGAAGTTCAACGCCAAGTTCGCTCCCGTCACCTTGGTGGCCCTTTTGTTCACCATCGTGGTGCTGTTCTCCCTGCAAGGGCATCGCATCCTGGCCGAGCCGTTCCAGGTGGTGCGCGTCGCCATTCCGCTGGCCATCTACTTCGCCGTCATGTTCAGCACGGCCTGGTTTTTCTCCAGGCGATTGGGAATGGACTACGGACGGACCGTGACCCAGGCTTTCACTTCGGCTTCCAACAATTTCGAGCTGGCCATCGCGGTGGCGATCGGATCGTTCGGCCTGACTTCGGGGGCGGCTTTCGCGGCCACCATTGGGCCTCTGGTGGAAGTACCCGTGATGGTGGCGCTGGTCCAGGTCGCCGCGAGGCTGAAACTACGGAATCGGTGA
- a CDS encoding ion transporter → MNLREKTRIVIESGRFERFITILILVNAIALGIETSPAVSSKFGSSLLVLDKVVLAVFVAELFARLFVYRGRFFRDPWRVFDFVIVGIAALPASGPFTVLRALRVLRVLRLVSLVPSMRRVIGALLKAIPGMSSIMGLMGIVLYVSAVMATKLFGTIAPEFFGTLGRSMFTLFQIMTVEGWPDIARTVIAQSPFAWIFFVSYLLIATFMVLNLFIAVVVNAMQMQVDEDHKEEEEMHSQLILEEIRALRREVQAMRDSPIP, encoded by the coding sequence ATGAACTTGCGGGAAAAAACCAGGATCGTGATCGAAAGCGGGCGTTTCGAACGCTTCATCACCATCCTGATCCTCGTGAATGCGATCGCACTGGGGATCGAAACTTCTCCCGCCGTCTCGTCAAAATTTGGTTCATCTCTCCTCGTGCTCGACAAAGTTGTGCTTGCCGTGTTCGTGGCGGAGCTTTTCGCACGCTTGTTCGTCTACCGTGGGCGATTCTTCAGGGACCCTTGGCGGGTTTTCGACTTTGTCATCGTGGGTATCGCCGCACTTCCCGCAAGCGGGCCTTTCACCGTCCTCCGAGCGTTGCGCGTGCTGCGCGTGCTGCGATTGGTCTCACTGGTGCCTTCCATGCGTCGGGTCATCGGTGCGCTTCTGAAGGCCATCCCGGGCATGTCGTCGATCATGGGCCTGATGGGAATCGTGCTCTATGTATCGGCCGTGATGGCCACCAAGCTGTTCGGCACCATCGCCCCCGAATTCTTCGGGACCCTTGGAAGATCCATGTTCACGCTGTTCCAGATCATGACCGTGGAAGGTTGGCCCGACATCGCACGGACAGTGATCGCCCAATCCCCCTTCGCGTGGATTTTCTTCGTCAGCTACCTTCTGATCGCGACCTTCATGGTGCTGAACCTGTTCATCGCCGTGGTCGTCAATGCCATGCAGATGCAGGTGGACGAGGACCACAAAGAGGAAGAAGAAATGCACTCCCAATTGATCCTGGAGGAAATCCGCGCGCTGCGTCGCGAAGTCCAGGCGATGCGCGACTCACCGATTCCGTAG